A stretch of the Duncaniella dubosii genome encodes the following:
- a CDS encoding CYTH domain-containing protein — protein MAKEIERKFLVTNTSFISKAESSTNIRQAYISTNPDSTVRLRIKDSQAYMTVKGRNNGAERDEWEFSIPYSDACEMARKLCGGFSIDKTRYIVDHEGWKWEIDVFHGRHEGLIVAEIELPSAECQPPLPKFIGKEVTGDARYYNSMLSLNAGIPV, from the coding sequence ATGGCAAAAGAAATTGAACGTAAATTCCTTGTAACCAATACATCATTCATATCCAAAGCCGAATCATCGACGAATATCCGCCAAGCATATATTTCGACAAATCCAGATTCAACAGTGCGTCTGCGAATCAAAGACTCACAAGCCTATATGACTGTCAAAGGGCGCAACAACGGAGCGGAACGCGATGAATGGGAGTTTTCAATACCCTATTCCGATGCCTGTGAAATGGCCCGGAAACTATGCGGCGGTTTTTCAATTGACAAAACACGTTATATCGTAGACCACGAAGGCTGGAAATGGGAAATCGATGTATTCCACGGTCGGCATGAAGGGCTGATTGTAGCAGAGATCGAACTGCCGTCAGCTGAATGTCAGCCGCCTTTGCCTAAATTTATAGGTAAAGAGGTCACCGGCGATGCGAGATACTACAATTCCATGCTGTCGTTGAACGCGGGCATTCCTGTATAA
- a CDS encoding nitrous oxide-stimulated promoter family protein, which produces MAKYSRIEKEKRTIEMMIRLYCRRHEKNGMLCDKCRELLAYAHARLSRCPFGDKKQSCRHCPIHCYSPSMRNQIRVVMRYSGPRMLLFAPIEFLRHLK; this is translated from the coding sequence ATGGCAAAATATTCACGCATAGAAAAAGAAAAACGCACTATCGAAATGATGATAAGGCTTTACTGCCGCCGTCATGAGAAAAACGGGATGCTATGCGACAAGTGCCGTGAGCTGCTTGCTTACGCACATGCCAGACTCTCACGATGTCCGTTCGGCGATAAGAAACAGTCCTGCAGACATTGCCCTATTCATTGCTACTCCCCATCAATGCGGAATCAAATCAGAGTTGTCATGCGCTACTCCGGCCCAAGGATGCTGTTGTTTGCGCCTATAGAGTTTCTTAGACACTTGAAGTGA
- a CDS encoding chromate transporter has translation MIYIKLIWSYLKIGLFGFGGGYAMLALIEREIVGPGWITEQMFTDIVAISQMTPGPIGINSATYIGYVAPAEYSDAFASPLYGILGSLICTLVVVLPSFILVAFTSHLIRRHKDSVVVKGIFAGLRPVVVGLIVSAALLLMNSANFGEENTQVLWSIVLCIAAFVLVYWVKWHPILIICLAGFAGWIIY, from the coding sequence ATGATTTACATTAAACTGATATGGTCATATCTTAAAATCGGACTTTTCGGATTTGGCGGTGGCTACGCCATGCTTGCACTTATCGAAAGGGAAATTGTAGGCCCGGGGTGGATTACAGAGCAGATGTTTACTGATATAGTTGCAATTTCTCAGATGACACCGGGCCCTATCGGAATCAATTCGGCTACCTACATAGGATATGTCGCTCCGGCTGAATATTCCGATGCTTTTGCCTCGCCTCTTTATGGTATACTTGGTTCGCTTATCTGTACGCTTGTCGTAGTTCTTCCGTCGTTTATCCTTGTCGCTTTTACGAGCCATCTGATACGCAGACATAAAGACAGTGTTGTTGTCAAAGGTATTTTTGCAGGTTTGCGTCCTGTTGTTGTTGGCCTGATTGTATCAGCCGCATTGCTGTTGATGAATTCAGCAAATTTTGGCGAGGAAAATACACAGGTGCTCTGGAGTATCGTGTTGTGTATCGCGGCCTTTGTGCTTGTCTATTGGGTGAAATGGCATCCGATTTTGATTATCTGTCTTGCCGGCTTTGCAGGATGGATCATATATTGA
- a CDS encoding chromate transporter, with translation MNRICLQLFLSFFKIGAFTFGGGWAMISIIEKEIVDKHHWIEREEFLDLLAVAQSLPGILAVNISVAVGDKLRGMKGSIAAAAGCILPSFMIILCIAIFLTPDLIKNNPTLSAIFKGVRPAVVALIIAPVISSAKAAKIGWKTIVIPIGVALLIYSKWPVVSNPILYIVTGGFFGWLWFSHHVKSLQKVEKEIRKEDEEL, from the coding sequence ATGAATAGAATCTGTCTACAACTGTTTCTGTCTTTTTTTAAAATAGGAGCATTCACCTTCGGTGGTGGATGGGCCATGATTTCAATAATCGAAAAGGAGATAGTCGACAAGCATCATTGGATAGAGCGCGAAGAGTTTCTCGACCTCCTTGCCGTTGCACAGTCCTTGCCGGGAATATTGGCAGTCAACATCTCGGTTGCTGTCGGCGATAAGCTTCGCGGTATGAAAGGTTCGATTGCCGCTGCGGCAGGGTGCATATTGCCGTCGTTCATGATAATTCTCTGTATAGCGATTTTCCTTACTCCTGATCTTATTAAGAATAATCCGACTCTTTCGGCTATATTTAAAGGAGTGCGCCCGGCGGTTGTGGCTTTGATTATAGCCCCTGTCATCTCGTCGGCGAAAGCAGCAAAAATAGGATGGAAGACGATTGTGATACCGATAGGAGTAGCCTTATTGATATATTCAAAATGGCCTGTAGTGTCCAATCCGATACTTTATATCGTGACAGGTGGATTTTTCGGATGGCTTTGGTTTTCCCACCATGTGAAATCACTTCAGAAAGTTGAAAAAGAAATCAGAAAGGAGGATGAGGAGCTATGA